Proteins encoded together in one Canis lupus familiaris isolate Mischka breed German Shepherd chromosome 25, alternate assembly UU_Cfam_GSD_1.0, whole genome shotgun sequence window:
- the LOC119877526 gene encoding sideroflexin-4-like, whose product MEPNVRFWIAERQSFIQRFLQWTELLDPTNLVVSVEKIEKSRQLLLTNEDASIRDLEDPRIKEAWKRSLSTVHPDSSKLIPVPFRPAALLPFTAPMIFFSMLSVKSLKSLILPQISFYTYTTAFNIVNGNASYNRHLYESLLLGTGVIASSSFFGLFPCLLQLQLNNALLKRALPIIFLTHISAVNVVAVRSLEPIRGIEVMDKEGHVMGYSRKAGTKAVRDTASSRVVLYGTSAFIPEVFSHYFVRTQFFRQHPWSLWTFKLACTVLVMGLMVPVSFSIFPQIERIQCSELEKEIQSATEDTELFYHRGV is encoded by the coding sequence ATGGAGCCCAACGTGCGCTTCTGGATCGCCGAGCGTCAATCTTTTATTCAGAGATTTCTTCAGTGGACAGAATTGTTGGATCCTACAAATTTGGTCGTTTCagttgaaaaaatagaaaaatcaaggcAACTATTGTTAACAAATGAAGATGCATCCATCCGTGACTTGGAGGACCCAAGGATAAAAGAAGCTTGGAAGAGAAGTCTCTCAACAGTGCATCCTGACAGCAGCAAACTGATCCCTGTTCCTTTTCGACCTGCAGCTCTCCTACCCTTCACGGCACCCATGATATTTTTCTCCATGCTGTCAGTAAAAAGTCTGAAGTCCCTGATTTTACCTCAGATTTCCTTCTATACCTACACTACAGCGTTCAACATTGTCAATGGAAATGCAAGTTATAATCGTCACCTATATGAGAGTCTACTGCTAGGGACAGGAGTGATTGCCTCTTCATCCTTTTTTGGACTATTCCCCTGTCTGCTCCAGCTGCAGCTGAATAACGCTTTGTTGAAAAGAGCCCTTCCCATCATCTTTCTCACCCACATCAGTGCAGTGAATGTTGTTGCAGTCCGAAGTCTTGAGCCCATTCGAGGGATTGAAGTCATGGACAAGGAAGGCCATGTCATGGGCTATTCCAGAAAAGCCGGGACAAAGGCTGTTAGAGATACAGCATCATCCAGGGTAGTGCTGTATGGGACCTCAGCTTTTATTCCTGAAGTCTTCTCACACTATTTTGTAAGGACCCAGTTCTTCCGGCAACATCCATGGTCATTGTGGACCTTCAAGCTGGCCTGTACTGTTTTAGTAATGGGATTGATGGTGCCAGTTTCTTTTAGTATATTCCCACAAATTGAACGGATACAGTGCAGTGAGCTTGAGAAGGAAATTCAGTCTGCGACAGAAGACACAGAGCTCTTCTATCACAGAGGGGTATAG